The Magnetospirillum sp. XM-1 genomic interval GCCATTGGGGCCGTGGCCCAGATTCCCCGCAGCCGCAACTGCGCAACTTCGCCGTCACCCACATATATGACCGTCCGCGACGCTGCCGAGGAAATCCAGGTCCAGCGCAAGACCGTTTATGAATGGATCAAGTCAGGCGTCGTGCGGGCAGGAATCTTGCCGGGCGGGACCGAATACCGTATCCATCGTGGCGACTGGGCCAACTTCCTGGATAGCTTGTTCACCCAGGGTGTCCGGCCATCAGTTCGGCCGCCATTGAAGCCTCCTTGCCCCACCATCGAGGAAGATCATGGCTCCTCCCCTCGCCCACGGCTCAAGCCGGATTTCTTCACCCTGGGGGTTGATGGCCGCAGGGGCGGAAATGGCCTTTAGCGAATTTCAGGACAAACTCTGTCCTGAAATCTGACCTGGAATCTGATTCATGCTACAATGGCGCCTTCACATCATGATGGAGGTCCGCCATGGGACGAGCATCGAAGCCACCGCGGCTCGTACTAAGGGGAGCCAGCTGGTACATCGTCGACGAAGGCCAGAAGATCGCCTGCGGCACCCGCGACGAAGGCGAGGCTCGGCGCGCCCTGGCGCAATACGAAGCCGGCAAGGCAACAGCAAACCATCGCGCAAAGGCTGGCGTTCCATCGGCGAACGCAGATGTGCTGATCAAACACATCCTTGAGGGATATGAGATCAGCCGCCTTAATGAATTGAAGAAGAAGAAAAATCGCGCGGTTTATGGCGAGACCAGGATCGCCCTGCTGAAGCACGGGATTGACGAAGCCGAAGCGCATACACAGGCCGACTTCGCCTCCAAGCGAGCGGAAGCCGACGTCACCACTATCGGCAATGATCGCTTCGTCATGAAGCATTTGAAGGAATATTTTGGCCCATTACGGCCCGGGCACATCAGCCAATCGGTGGTCGAGGAATACGCCATCCGCCGCCGGGATGCTGGCATCTCCCGAAGATCCACCGGCCAAATTATCCGCAGGATCGCTGACGCAACCATTGAAAAGGAATTGGTGATTCTGCGCGCAGCCTTACGCTGGGCCGAAAAGGATGACCGCTGCCGTTGGCTGGGAGGTGTTGAGGCTCCCGCCTTCACCATGCCGGTCTCCGGTGCCCGGGCCCGGATCCGGTGGTTGACCAAGACCGAAGCAGCCAAGCTGATCGCCAGTTGCCACCTGCCACATATCCGCTTGTTTTTCCGTATTGCCCTGGCGACTGGTGCCAGGAAGGAAGCAATCGAACAACTGCGCTGGGGCCAAATCGACTTCGACCGCAATCTGGTCGATTTCGGCCAAGTCGAGACCGACAACAACAAGAAGCGCCCACTGATCCAGATGACACCTGAATTGCGGCGCGAATTGTGGAACGCAAAGCAGGTTGCCTGCTCGGATTATGTCATCGAATTCCGTGGGCGGCAGGCTGGCAACGTGAAGAAGTCCGTGCGCTCCGCCATCGAGAAGGCTGGCTTGAAGAGCTTCGATCCGAACGAGGATGTTGTTGGCCACATCATGAAACACACCTTCGTCTCTTGGATGCTTCAGAGCGGAAAAAGCTACGAGGAGATCGCCCTGATCATGAACACCTCATCGGCGACATTGCGCAGGACATATGGTCACGTCGACCTGAACGCCGCCGCGGATGTGGCTGACGCCGTAGCCCTCGATGAACACCTTCAGCGGATCGACTGGCAGCCCGCCTCGGCGCTGCTGACCGAGGCGGCAGCCTAAAGGGCCAATCAGGACAACTCCCGCAGATTCCCCACGGCTGTCCCAGAATCCTTG includes:
- a CDS encoding site-specific integrase, producing the protein MGRASKPPRLVLRGASWYIVDEGQKIACGTRDEGEARRALAQYEAGKATANHRAKAGVPSANADVLIKHILEGYEISRLNELKKKKNRAVYGETRIALLKHGIDEAEAHTQADFASKRAEADVTTIGNDRFVMKHLKEYFGPLRPGHISQSVVEEYAIRRRDAGISRRSTGQIIRRIADATIEKELVILRAALRWAEKDDRCRWLGGVEAPAFTMPVSGARARIRWLTKTEAAKLIASCHLPHIRLFFRIALATGARKEAIEQLRWGQIDFDRNLVDFGQVETDNNKKRPLIQMTPELRRELWNAKQVACSDYVIEFRGRQAGNVKKSVRSAIEKAGLKSFDPNEDVVGHIMKHTFVSWMLQSGKSYEEIALIMNTSSATLRRTYGHVDLNAAADVADAVALDEHLQRIDWQPASALLTEAAA
- a CDS encoding helix-turn-helix domain-containing protein, with the translated sequence MNWPNTIQIAILMGLKQRVNFIMTTHNIFSQLSLGPTFSNHRIAVQFTENPAASFGTVTAIGAVAQIPRSRNCATSPSPTYMTVRDAAEEIQVQRKTVYEWIKSGVVRAGILPGGTEYRIHRGDWANFLDSLFTQGVRPSVRPPLKPPCPTIEEDHGSSPRPRLKPDFFTLGVDGRRGGNGL